A genomic stretch from Streptomyces venezuelae ATCC 10712 includes:
- a CDS encoding endonuclease/exonuclease/phosphatase family protein: MAISELPNSRTEADGSAVLRVLSYNVRSMRDDEDALARVIRACDPDLVFVQEAPRFFRWRKHAARLAAKSELVMLSGGATAAGPMLLCSLRATVERTEDVLLPLTPGLHRRGLATAVVRFAGARVGLVSCHLSLRQDERYAQAGMVLDRVAALGTPYALVAGDLNEGPGGPAFRRLAKELQDGWEVSPWGGEHTSTPADPHQRIDAILATPGVEFLGCGVPTDLDPADLRAATDHLPVLAAVRVPATP; this comes from the coding sequence ATGGCGATCAGTGAGCTGCCCAACTCCCGCACCGAGGCGGACGGTTCGGCCGTCCTCCGGGTCCTCAGCTACAACGTGCGCTCGATGCGCGACGACGAGGACGCCCTCGCCCGGGTGATCCGGGCCTGCGACCCGGACCTCGTCTTCGTCCAGGAGGCCCCGCGCTTCTTCCGCTGGCGCAAACACGCCGCCCGGCTCGCCGCCAAGAGCGAGCTCGTCATGCTCAGCGGCGGCGCCACCGCGGCCGGACCCATGCTGCTGTGCTCCCTGCGGGCCACCGTGGAACGCACCGAGGACGTGCTGCTGCCCCTCACCCCCGGACTGCACCGGCGCGGCCTCGCGACCGCCGTCGTCCGCTTCGCCGGGGCCCGCGTCGGACTCGTCAGCTGCCATCTGAGCCTGCGGCAGGACGAGCGGTACGCGCAGGCGGGGATGGTCCTCGACCGGGTCGCCGCCCTGGGCACCCCGTACGCCCTGGTCGCCGGCGACCTCAACGAAGGGCCCGGGGGACCGGCCTTCCGCCGGCTGGCGAAGGAGCTCCAGGACGGCTGGGAGGTCAGCCCGTGGGGCGGCGAGCACACCTCGACGCCCGCCGATCCGCATCAGCGGATCGACGCGATCCTGGCCACCCCGGGGGTCGAGTTCCTCGGCTGCGGGGTGCCGACGGACCTCGACCCCGCGGACCTGCGGGCCGCCACCGACCACCTCCCGGTCCTGGCGGCGGTCCGGGTCCCGGCGACGCCGTAG